Proteins from a genomic interval of Colletotrichum higginsianum IMI 349063 chromosome 6, whole genome shotgun sequence:
- a CDS encoding Amine oxidase: MGRNTFTRALSLGALLLLGSDLVTQVNGLPKTPWAQQRAKGHGRKALSHAINKRQFANTSEPADCVPHSPLDIEAPKENIWSGLTGPEAAGVTEWLFAQKELNLSLSDNATSWDNTIVLVELMQPNKSDALAYIDGSAPAPARYAHVLLDFRATEDPEYQDIIVGPLPVTNGTTKWERLEYPYTRKTSGRVRNLDADDEAMQQWLYKAGKSVADITKDLWNATAQGLENDTLSIWGIDPYYQDGGRVQRWDTFWSIPDSIFDVGSMMPMGLFFMSDVTGRDPSKWIIEGWYYNGIFYETTEDFRNAYWSGNVEKLGGNFAGDWSATDQQGEVLPRDTLAPPTSVAPQGARYSVDPERKYVEWMGWTFYVGFNRDTGMALYDISYKGQRILYELGLQEALAHYAGSDPTQSHVAYLDTYYGFGPFAFELLQGYDCPSYATYLNTSFYVDESTHTHLNSICMFEFDADYPMARHSSAEYVTATKNVYFTIRSVSTVGNYDYMFSYSFFLDGSVAVEVRASGYIQAAFHAKNDGYGFKIHDQLSGSMHDHVINFKADFDIFGTENSVQRMHQVPTTQVYPWSKGKAFNTMKVEREFVANEDQGRFDWSYNNQDQLFVLNQDVKNRHGEYRAYRVLPYTGAAHLTVKDSNILKNSAKWAGYDIMVSRRKDTEPRSSHPYNNQDTENPPVNFDAFFDGESLNQTDLVLWLNLGMHHVPHTGDLPTTVFTTAHSGIQFMPANYFEVGPNVETVNMVRINYSNGNTTEVVTFGAETDSCSLDYEPTQVDLWNYKGDVVVRKFPYLPDDPYYETDSI; encoded by the exons ATGGGTCGTAATACCTTCACCCGAGCTTTAAGCTTGGGAgccctgcttcttcttggctcCGATCTTGTGACACAGGTCAATGGTCTTCCCAAGACTCCGTGGGCTCAACAGCGCGCCAAGGGTCATGGCAGGAAAGCCCTCAGCCATGCCATCAACAAGCGTCAGTTCGCCAACACCTCTGAGCCCGCCGACTGCGTTCCTCACAGTCCCCTCGACATCGAGGCTCCCAAGGAGAACATTTGGAGTGGGTTGACCGGCCCCGAGGCCGCAGGCGTTACCGAATGGCTCTTCGCCCAGAAGGAGCTGAACCTTAGCCTCAGTGATAACGCCACATCGTGGGACAACACAAT CGTATTGGTGGAGCTCATGCAGCCTAACAAGTCCGATGCTCTGGCCTACATCGACGGAAGCGCCCCTGCGCCGGCTCGTTACGCCCACGTTTTGCTCGACTTCCGCGCTACCGAAGACCCCGAGTATCAGGATATCATCGTCGGCCCTTTGCCAGTCACCAACGGCACCACAAAATGGGAGCGTCTCGAGTACCCCTACACGCGCAAGACGAGCGGCAGAGTCCgcaacctcgacgccgacgacgaagccatGCAGCAGTGGCTTTACAAGGCCGGGAAGAGcgtcgccgacatcaccAAGGACCTCTGGAATGCTACCGCCCAGGGGCTCGAGAACGACACCCTGTCGATCTGGGGCATCGACCCGTACTACCAggacggcggccgcgtcCAGCGCTGGGACACGTTCTGGAGCATTCCCGACTCCATCTTCGACGTTGGTTCCATGATGCCCATGGGACTGTTCTTCATGTCCGACGTCACCGGCCGCGACCCCTCCAAGTGGATCATTGAGGGGTGGTACTACAACGGCATCTTCTACGAGACCACGGAGGACTTCCGCAACGCGTACTGGAGCGGTAATGTCGAAAAGCTCGGCGGCAACTTCGCGGGCGACTGGTCGGCGACCGATCAGCAGGGAGAGGTCCTCCCGAGGGACACCTTGGCTCCTCCGACGTCTGTTGCTCCCCAAGGTGCCAGGTACTCTGTCGATCCCGAGAGGAAGTACGTTGAGTGGATGGGGTGGACCTTTTACGTCGGCTTCAACCGCGACACAGGCATGGCTCTTTACGACATTAGCTACAAGGGGCAAAGGATTCTTTACGAACTCGGCCTCCAAGAGGCCTTGGCCCATTATGCTG GAAGCGATCCCACCCAGTCACACGTGGCGTATCTCGACACCTACTACGGCTTCGGCCCGTTCGCATTCGAACTGTTGCAGGGCTATGACTGCCCGTCGTACGCCACCTACCTGAACACGTCTTTCTACGTGGACGAGAGCACGCACACACATCTGAACAGCATCTGCATGTTCGAGTTCGACGCCGACTACCCCATGGCCCGGCACAGCTCGGCCGAGTACGTGACGGCCACGAAGAACGTGTACTTCACCATCCGGTCCGTCTCGACCGTCGGCAACTACGACTACATGTTCAGCTAcagcttcttcctcgacggcagcgtcgcTGTGGAGGTCCGCGCCTCGGGCTACATCCAGGCCGCCTTCCACGCCAAGAACGACGGCTACGGCTTCAAGATCCACGACCAGCTGTCGGGCAGCATGCACGACCACGTCATCAACTTCAAGGCCGACTTCGACATCTTCGGCACGGAGAACTCGGTCCAGCGCATGCACCAGGTCCCCACGACGCAGGTCTACCCCTGgtccaagggcaaggccTTCAACACGATGAAGGTGGAGAGGGAGTtcgtcgccaacgaggaTCAGGGCCGCTTCGACTGGAGCTACAACAACCAGGACCAGCTCTTCGTCCTGAACCAGGACGTCAAGAACAGGCACGGCGAGTACCGCGCCTACCGCGTCCTCCCGTACACCGGCGCCGCGCACCTGACGGTCAAGGACTCCAACATCCTCAAGAACTCGGCCAAGTGGGCCGGCTACGACATCATGGTGTCGAGGCGCAAGGACACGGAGCCCCGCAGCAGCCACCCGTACAACAACCAGGACACGGAGAACCCCCCCGTCAACTTTGACGCCTTCTTCGACGGCGAGAGCCTGAACCAGACCGACCTCGTTCTGTGGCTCAACCTCGGCATGCACCACGTCCCTCATACG GGCGACTTGCCTACCACCGTCTTCACCACGGCGCACTCGGGAATCCAGTTCATGCCTGCCAACTACTTCGAGGTCGGCCCCAACGTCGAGACGGTCAACATGGTCCGCATCAACTACTCCAATGGAAACACCACCGAGGTGGTCACCTTCGGCGCCGAGACGGACAGCTGTTCGCTCGACTACGAGCCCACCCAGGTCGACCTGTGGAACTACAAGGGAGACGTCGTTGTTCGGAAGTTCCCGTACCTGCCGGACGATCCGTACTACGAGACGGACAGCATCTGA